In Bacteroidia bacterium, a single genomic region encodes these proteins:
- a CDS encoding 4-hydroxy-3-methylbut-2-enyl diphosphate reductase, protein MEVTIDQNSGFCFGVLYAIQMAEDELAEKGTLYCLGDIVHNNKEIERLTAKGLKIINHEDLKQLKNTTVLIRAHGEPPETYKIAIENNLTLIDASCPVVLKLQHRVKTAFDLGTQIVIYGEPGHAEVNGLLGQTKNQAIVIRNIQELDKIDFSRPITLFSQTTKSTKEFYEIAQEIQKRQAEFKANDTICRQVSNRDVQLREFAKKFDVIIFVSGKKSSNGKVLYKVCQSVNPRSYFISDVDELMPEWFENCQTVGVCGATSTPMWLMEQVAEAIRNQTFAVAKV, encoded by the coding sequence ATGGAAGTTACCATTGACCAAAATTCAGGTTTTTGCTTTGGAGTACTCTACGCTATACAAATGGCTGAAGATGAACTAGCAGAAAAAGGTACTTTGTACTGCTTGGGAGATATCGTCCATAACAACAAGGAGATTGAACGTTTGACCGCAAAGGGTCTTAAAATTATCAACCATGAAGACTTAAAACAGCTTAAAAATACCACAGTACTCATTCGCGCCCACGGCGAACCCCCCGAAACCTACAAAATTGCCATAGAAAATAACCTCACTCTCATAGATGCTTCTTGCCCCGTTGTGTTAAAACTTCAACATAGAGTAAAAACAGCATTTGACTTAGGAACTCAAATTGTAATATACGGCGAACCAGGACATGCAGAAGTCAACGGCTTACTTGGACAAACTAAAAACCAAGCCATTGTCATAAGAAATATTCAGGAGTTAGATAAAATTGACTTTTCTCGCCCTATTACTTTATTTAGCCAAACTACCAAAAGCACAAAAGAATTTTATGAGATTGCCCAAGAAATTCAAAAAAGGCAAGCAGAGTTCAAAGCAAATGACACAATATGCAGACAAGTTTCTAATAGGGATGTTCAACTTCGTGAGTTTGCCAAAAAGTTTGATGTAATTATCTTTGTATCAGGCAAAAAAAGCTCAAATGGAAAAGTGCTGTACAAAGTATGTCAAAGTGTAAATCCAAGAAGCTACTTTATTTCTGATGTAGATGAGCTTATGCCTGAATGGTTTGAGAACTGTCAAACTGTGGGAGTTTGTGGCGCTACTTCTACACCCATGTGGCTAATGGAACAAGTAGCCGAAGCTATCCGTAACCAAACTTTTGCAGTAGCCAAAGTGTAG